The proteins below come from a single Mustela erminea isolate mMusErm1 chromosome 14, mMusErm1.Pri, whole genome shotgun sequence genomic window:
- the LOC116573048 gene encoding synaptotagmin-15 isoform X1, translating to MAGQRCGGGGGVSFPLASQSGWSLPPEQVALVIGGLAGGLLLLLLLIWVSCCLWKKLRALSTYEELPGSTAASSVQGGKLYPPPARTQTSRPPGVPFVVPPSLQDQDWVPLHRGEWAQAPQDPCLSPELLPRPSSGSVGNTGTVATINPDLYKFLEDKSETDFPEGCLGRLWFSVEYQQDAERLLVGLIKARRLQAPSESCSPLVKLHLLPDERRFLQSKTKRKTSSPQFDEHFIFQVSSKNITQRVLRFSVYHVDRQRKHQLLGQVFFPLRNEPLAGDCPHVIWRDLEAESGEPPSEFGDLQFCLSYNDCLCRLTVVVLRAKGLQLQEDTSFISVFVKVSLMNHNKFVKCKKTSAVLGSANPVYSETFSFKADPAELDTASLSLTVLQSTRGENSHQLGRVVVGPYMYARGRQLEHWNAMLSKPKELVKRWHALCPTPEP from the exons ATGGCGG gccAGCGGtgcggaggtggggggggggtgtctttccCCCTGGCATCACAATCCGGGTGGTCTCTGCCCCCAGAGCAGGTGGCCCTGGTAATTGGGGGCCTCGCTGGGGGGTTGCTACTGCTACTGTTGCTGATCTGGGTGAGCTGCTGTCTCTGGAAGAAGCTTCGGGCCCTGTCCACCTATGAGGAGCTGCCAGGGAGCACCGCTGCCTCCAGCGTACAGGGGGGCAAGCTCTACCCCCCACCTGCCAGGACGCAGACAAGCAG GCCTCCAGGTGTGCCGTTCGTGGTGCCTCCTTCCCTTCAAGACCAAGACTGGGTACCCCTACACCGTGGAGAGTGGGCCCAGGCCCCACAGGACCCTTGCCTCTCCCCAGAgctcctgccccgcccctccaGTGGCAGCGTTG GAAATACAGGCACGGTGGCGACCATCAACCCAGATCTATATAAGTTCCTGGAGGACAAGAGTGAAACCGACTTCCCTGAGGGCTGCCTGGGACGGCTGTGGTTCTCCGTGGAATATCAGCAGGACGCCGAGCGGCTGTTGGTGGGCTTAATCAAGGCTCGGAGGCTGCAAGCCCCCTCGGAGAGCTGCAGCCCCCTCGTGAAGCTGCACCTGCTGCCCGACGAGCGGCGCTTCCTCCAGTCGAAGACCAAACGCAAGACCTCCAGCCCGCAGTTTGATGAGCACTTCATCTTCCAG GTGTCCAGCAAGAACATCACTCAAAGGGTACTCAGGTTCTCCGTGTACCACGtggacaggcagaggaagcacCAGCTCCTGGGCCAGGTGTTCTTCCCCCTGAGAAATGAGCCTCTGGCCGGTGACTGCCCGCATGTCATCTGGAGAGACCTGGAGGCTGAGAGTGGAGAG cctccctccgAGTTTGGAGACCTGCAGTTCTGTCTCAGCTACAATGACTGCCTGTGTCGCCTGACTGTGGTCGTGCTGCGAGCCAAGGGTCTCCAGCTCCAGGAGGACACGAGTTTCATCA GTGTGTTTGTCAAAGTGTCTCTGATGAACCACAACAAGTTTGTCAAGTGCAAGAAGACTTCGGCGGTGCTGGGCTCAGCCAACCCCGTGTACAGCGAGACTTTCAGCTTCAAGGCCGATCCTGCGGAGCTGGACACTGCCAGCCTCAGCCTGACCGTGCTGCAGAGCACCAGAGGGGAGA aCAGCCACCAGCTGGGCCGGGTGGTCGTGGGCCCCTACATGTACGCCCGAGGCAGACAGCTGGAGCACTGGAACGCGATGCTCAGCAAGCCCAAGGAGCTGGTGAAGCGCTGGCACGCGCTCTGTCCCACCCCTGAGCCCTGA
- the LOC116573048 gene encoding synaptotagmin-15 isoform X4 has translation MAGNTGTVATINPDLYKFLEDKSETDFPEGCLGRLWFSVEYQQDAERLLVGLIKARRLQAPSESCSPLVKLHLLPDERRFLQSKTKRKTSSPQFDEHFIFQVSSKNITQRVLRFSVYHVDRQRKHQLLGQVFFPLRNEPLAGDCPHVIWRDLEAESGEPPSEFGDLQFCLSYNDCLCRLTVVVLRAKGLQLQEDTSFISVFVKVSLMNHNKFVKCKKTSAVLGSANPVYSETFSFKADPAELDTASLSLTVLQSTRGENSHQLGRVVVGPYMYARGRQLEHWNAMLSKPKELVKRWHALCPTPEP, from the exons ATGGCGG GAAATACAGGCACGGTGGCGACCATCAACCCAGATCTATATAAGTTCCTGGAGGACAAGAGTGAAACCGACTTCCCTGAGGGCTGCCTGGGACGGCTGTGGTTCTCCGTGGAATATCAGCAGGACGCCGAGCGGCTGTTGGTGGGCTTAATCAAGGCTCGGAGGCTGCAAGCCCCCTCGGAGAGCTGCAGCCCCCTCGTGAAGCTGCACCTGCTGCCCGACGAGCGGCGCTTCCTCCAGTCGAAGACCAAACGCAAGACCTCCAGCCCGCAGTTTGATGAGCACTTCATCTTCCAG GTGTCCAGCAAGAACATCACTCAAAGGGTACTCAGGTTCTCCGTGTACCACGtggacaggcagaggaagcacCAGCTCCTGGGCCAGGTGTTCTTCCCCCTGAGAAATGAGCCTCTGGCCGGTGACTGCCCGCATGTCATCTGGAGAGACCTGGAGGCTGAGAGTGGAGAG cctccctccgAGTTTGGAGACCTGCAGTTCTGTCTCAGCTACAATGACTGCCTGTGTCGCCTGACTGTGGTCGTGCTGCGAGCCAAGGGTCTCCAGCTCCAGGAGGACACGAGTTTCATCA GTGTGTTTGTCAAAGTGTCTCTGATGAACCACAACAAGTTTGTCAAGTGCAAGAAGACTTCGGCGGTGCTGGGCTCAGCCAACCCCGTGTACAGCGAGACTTTCAGCTTCAAGGCCGATCCTGCGGAGCTGGACACTGCCAGCCTCAGCCTGACCGTGCTGCAGAGCACCAGAGGGGAGA aCAGCCACCAGCTGGGCCGGGTGGTCGTGGGCCCCTACATGTACGCCCGAGGCAGACAGCTGGAGCACTGGAACGCGATGCTCAGCAAGCCCAAGGAGCTGGTGAAGCGCTGGCACGCGCTCTGTCCCACCCCTGAGCCCTGA
- the LOC116573048 gene encoding synaptotagmin-15 isoform X3 — protein MAGQRCGGGGGVSFPLASQSGWSLPPEQVALVIGGLAGGLLLLLLLIWVSCCLWKKLRALSTYEELPGSTAASSVQGGKLYPPPARTQTSRPPGVPFVVPPSLQDQDWVPLHRGEWAQAPQDPCLSPELLPRPSSGSVGNTGTVATINPDLYKFLEDKSETDFPEGCLGRLWFSVEYQQDAERLLVGLIKARRLQAPSESCSPLVKLHLLPDERRFLQSKTKRKTSSPQFDEHFIFQVSSKNITQRVLRFSVYHVDRQRKHQLLGQVFFPLRNEPLAGDCPHVIWRDLEAESGETAASPSVKCRWAERRHHGCVTQDQSLTAGRRPDTTASPAPAE, from the exons ATGGCGG gccAGCGGtgcggaggtggggggggggtgtctttccCCCTGGCATCACAATCCGGGTGGTCTCTGCCCCCAGAGCAGGTGGCCCTGGTAATTGGGGGCCTCGCTGGGGGGTTGCTACTGCTACTGTTGCTGATCTGGGTGAGCTGCTGTCTCTGGAAGAAGCTTCGGGCCCTGTCCACCTATGAGGAGCTGCCAGGGAGCACCGCTGCCTCCAGCGTACAGGGGGGCAAGCTCTACCCCCCACCTGCCAGGACGCAGACAAGCAG GCCTCCAGGTGTGCCGTTCGTGGTGCCTCCTTCCCTTCAAGACCAAGACTGGGTACCCCTACACCGTGGAGAGTGGGCCCAGGCCCCACAGGACCCTTGCCTCTCCCCAGAgctcctgccccgcccctccaGTGGCAGCGTTG GAAATACAGGCACGGTGGCGACCATCAACCCAGATCTATATAAGTTCCTGGAGGACAAGAGTGAAACCGACTTCCCTGAGGGCTGCCTGGGACGGCTGTGGTTCTCCGTGGAATATCAGCAGGACGCCGAGCGGCTGTTGGTGGGCTTAATCAAGGCTCGGAGGCTGCAAGCCCCCTCGGAGAGCTGCAGCCCCCTCGTGAAGCTGCACCTGCTGCCCGACGAGCGGCGCTTCCTCCAGTCGAAGACCAAACGCAAGACCTCCAGCCCGCAGTTTGATGAGCACTTCATCTTCCAG GTGTCCAGCAAGAACATCACTCAAAGGGTACTCAGGTTCTCCGTGTACCACGtggacaggcagaggaagcacCAGCTCCTGGGCCAGGTGTTCTTCCCCCTGAGAAATGAGCCTCTGGCCGGTGACTGCCCGCATGTCATCTGGAGAGACCTGGAGGCTGAGAGTGGAGAG ACCGCAGCTTCCCCATCCGTAAAATGCCGTTGGGCTGAAAGGAGACACCATGGGTGTGTAACCCAGGACCAGAGCCTGACTGCTGGGAGGAGGCCAGATACCACGGCCTCTCCAGCACCTGCTGAGTGA
- the SHLD2 gene encoding shieldin complex subunit 2 isoform X2 yields MCLYYGVLEQPGTLNFKGKKHNDVLESLELHSTFWSSCECLFDDDIRAITFKAKFRKSIPSFVKMSDLTTYLEEKRSGVILIKAQISELVIPVPAAQKIALCARSSLKSIFSSLPDIVYTGCAKCGLELETDKNKIYKQCYGCLPFTMKKLYYRPAVMTVADGIHEVCIHVGSKLMEKILFNISPDWLNRVIAPPSEVTFRAVAADLLHSLLAGGGAPCVLKLHSLFVLDENSCPLQLEFSLLDLYPDSGEPGAQCPPLRPDGETAGTSRKTFQE; encoded by the exons ATGTGCTTGTATTATGGGGTCCTGGAGCAGCCTGGTACCCTcaacttcaaaggaaaaaag CACAATGACGTCCTAGAAAGCCTAGAATTGCATTCAACATTTTGGTCATCCTGTGAGTGCCTGTTTGACGACGATATAAGGGCAATtacatttaaagcaaaatttcGAAAAAGCATACCCTCCTTTGTGAAGATGTCAGATTTAACAACATACCTGGAGGAAAAGCGTTCAG GAGTGATTCTAATCAAAGCCCAGATTTCAGAGCTAGTGATCCCTGTCCCGGCAGCTCAGAAGATAGCTCTATGTGCCCGCAGCTCTCTGAAGAgcatcttctcttctcttcctgacaTTGTATATACCGGCTGTGCAAAATGCGGACTGGAACTGGAAACAGACAAGAACAAGATCTATAAACAGTGTTACGGCTGCTTGCCCTTTACTATGAAGAAGCTATACTACAG GCCAGCTGTAATGACCGTAGCTGATGGAATACATGAGGTTTGTATCCACGTAGGATCCAAGCTGATGGAGAAgattcttttcaacatttctcctGACTGGCTCAACAGAGTTATAG CGCCTCCCTCGGAGGTCACCTTCCGCGCCGTGGCCGCGGACCTGCTGCACTCGCTGCTGGCGGGCGGCGGCGCCCCTTGCGTGCTGAAGCTGCACAGCCTCTTCGTGTTGGATGAAAACAGCTGCCCGCTGCAGCTGGAGTTCTCGCTGCTGGATTTGTATCCCGACAGTGGAGAGCCGGGGGCCCAGTGCCCTCCTCTGAGACCCGATGGGGAAACCGCCGGTACTTCCAGGAAGACATTCCAGGAATGA
- the LOC116573048 gene encoding synaptotagmin-15 isoform X2, with translation MAEQVALVIGGLAGGLLLLLLLIWVSCCLWKKLRALSTYEELPGSTAASSVQGGKLYPPPARTQTSRPPGVPFVVPPSLQDQDWVPLHRGEWAQAPQDPCLSPELLPRPSSGSVGNTGTVATINPDLYKFLEDKSETDFPEGCLGRLWFSVEYQQDAERLLVGLIKARRLQAPSESCSPLVKLHLLPDERRFLQSKTKRKTSSPQFDEHFIFQVSSKNITQRVLRFSVYHVDRQRKHQLLGQVFFPLRNEPLAGDCPHVIWRDLEAESGEPPSEFGDLQFCLSYNDCLCRLTVVVLRAKGLQLQEDTSFISVFVKVSLMNHNKFVKCKKTSAVLGSANPVYSETFSFKADPAELDTASLSLTVLQSTRGENSHQLGRVVVGPYMYARGRQLEHWNAMLSKPKELVKRWHALCPTPEP, from the exons ATGGCGG AGCAGGTGGCCCTGGTAATTGGGGGCCTCGCTGGGGGGTTGCTACTGCTACTGTTGCTGATCTGGGTGAGCTGCTGTCTCTGGAAGAAGCTTCGGGCCCTGTCCACCTATGAGGAGCTGCCAGGGAGCACCGCTGCCTCCAGCGTACAGGGGGGCAAGCTCTACCCCCCACCTGCCAGGACGCAGACAAGCAG GCCTCCAGGTGTGCCGTTCGTGGTGCCTCCTTCCCTTCAAGACCAAGACTGGGTACCCCTACACCGTGGAGAGTGGGCCCAGGCCCCACAGGACCCTTGCCTCTCCCCAGAgctcctgccccgcccctccaGTGGCAGCGTTG GAAATACAGGCACGGTGGCGACCATCAACCCAGATCTATATAAGTTCCTGGAGGACAAGAGTGAAACCGACTTCCCTGAGGGCTGCCTGGGACGGCTGTGGTTCTCCGTGGAATATCAGCAGGACGCCGAGCGGCTGTTGGTGGGCTTAATCAAGGCTCGGAGGCTGCAAGCCCCCTCGGAGAGCTGCAGCCCCCTCGTGAAGCTGCACCTGCTGCCCGACGAGCGGCGCTTCCTCCAGTCGAAGACCAAACGCAAGACCTCCAGCCCGCAGTTTGATGAGCACTTCATCTTCCAG GTGTCCAGCAAGAACATCACTCAAAGGGTACTCAGGTTCTCCGTGTACCACGtggacaggcagaggaagcacCAGCTCCTGGGCCAGGTGTTCTTCCCCCTGAGAAATGAGCCTCTGGCCGGTGACTGCCCGCATGTCATCTGGAGAGACCTGGAGGCTGAGAGTGGAGAG cctccctccgAGTTTGGAGACCTGCAGTTCTGTCTCAGCTACAATGACTGCCTGTGTCGCCTGACTGTGGTCGTGCTGCGAGCCAAGGGTCTCCAGCTCCAGGAGGACACGAGTTTCATCA GTGTGTTTGTCAAAGTGTCTCTGATGAACCACAACAAGTTTGTCAAGTGCAAGAAGACTTCGGCGGTGCTGGGCTCAGCCAACCCCGTGTACAGCGAGACTTTCAGCTTCAAGGCCGATCCTGCGGAGCTGGACACTGCCAGCCTCAGCCTGACCGTGCTGCAGAGCACCAGAGGGGAGA aCAGCCACCAGCTGGGCCGGGTGGTCGTGGGCCCCTACATGTACGCCCGAGGCAGACAGCTGGAGCACTGGAACGCGATGCTCAGCAAGCCCAAGGAGCTGGTGAAGCGCTGGCACGCGCTCTGTCCCACCCCTGAGCCCTGA